One stretch of Streptomyces agglomeratus DNA includes these proteins:
- a CDS encoding DUF5707 domain-containing protein: protein MRIRATVAAVSGALALSALAVPAAQAEDTADSRVSPFVANAPQDEIEGDIKITKVVVNGGKNVVVGTTAAKTFKIAITATDPSGIEGGDQFLWHGSAFNENEIDGALTSEQDAADCVQASATTSTCTVSVTVDPQLDLYKNALAGTWKVWASVYAKDGDYIFKEIAGTARVQRASKLTVNASPEPVVKGKTITITGKLSRANWETSTYAGYTAQPVKLQFRKAGTTTYTTVKTVNTNSTGDLKTTVTAASDGYWRYSFAGTTTTPAISAAGDYLDVR from the coding sequence ATGCGCATACGTGCCACTGTGGCCGCCGTTTCGGGCGCCCTGGCCCTGTCCGCCCTCGCCGTCCCGGCCGCCCAGGCCGAGGACACGGCGGACTCTCGAGTCTCGCCCTTCGTCGCCAACGCGCCGCAGGACGAGATCGAAGGCGACATCAAGATCACTAAGGTCGTCGTCAACGGCGGCAAGAACGTTGTGGTTGGCACTACCGCTGCGAAGACGTTCAAGATCGCCATCACGGCCACCGACCCGTCCGGCATCGAGGGCGGTGACCAGTTCCTCTGGCACGGCTCCGCCTTCAACGAGAACGAGATCGACGGCGCGCTCACCTCGGAGCAGGACGCGGCCGACTGCGTCCAGGCCAGTGCCACCACCTCCACGTGCACCGTGAGCGTGACGGTCGACCCGCAGCTCGACCTGTACAAGAACGCTCTGGCCGGTACGTGGAAGGTGTGGGCGTCGGTCTACGCCAAGGACGGTGACTACATCTTCAAGGAGATCGCCGGCACCGCGCGCGTCCAGCGCGCCTCGAAGCTGACGGTCAACGCCTCGCCCGAGCCGGTCGTCAAGGGCAAGACCATCACCATCACGGGCAAGCTCTCCCGCGCCAACTGGGAGACCTCCACCTACGCGGGCTACACCGCCCAGCCGGTGAAGCTCCAGTTCCGCAAGGCCGGCACCACCACGTACACCACCGTCAAGACGGTGAACACCAACAGCACGGGTGACCTCAAGACGACCGTCACCGCGGCGTCCGACGGCTACTGGCGCTACTCGTTCGCCGGTACGACCACCACCCCCGCGATCTCCGCGGCCGGTGACTACCTCGACGTGCGCTGA
- a CDS encoding calcium-binding protein — protein sequence MRIRATVAAVSGALALSALAVPAAHADGGHGDTAITKVVVNGGKNVVVGTTQVRTFTVAVTAADDSGIVGADLTLNGPGFGSLEPTDVDCLGNTCTGAFSADPRVDLAYSNEKAGTWYVDAWVDAADGDYVWKQKSASFKLQRQSTVSVNASPEPVVKGRTITITGKLARANWETYTYAGYTNQPVKLQFRKAGTTTYTTVKTVTSNGTGQLKATATAVSDGYWRYAFAGTTTTPAATATGDYVDVR from the coding sequence ATGCGCATCCGTGCCACTGTGGCAGCCGTTTCCGGCGCCCTGGCCCTGTCCGCCCTCGCCGTCCCGGCCGCCCACGCGGACGGTGGCCACGGTGACACCGCGATCACGAAGGTGGTCGTCAACGGCGGCAAGAACGTCGTGGTCGGCACCACCCAGGTCAGGACCTTCACCGTCGCGGTCACCGCCGCGGACGACTCCGGGATCGTCGGCGCCGACCTCACGCTGAACGGCCCCGGCTTCGGCTCCCTGGAGCCCACCGACGTCGACTGCCTGGGCAACACCTGCACCGGGGCCTTCTCGGCCGACCCCCGGGTCGACCTGGCGTACTCCAACGAGAAGGCCGGCACCTGGTACGTCGACGCCTGGGTGGACGCGGCCGACGGCGACTACGTCTGGAAGCAGAAGTCCGCCTCCTTCAAGCTCCAGCGCCAGTCCACCGTGTCGGTCAACGCCTCGCCCGAGCCAGTCGTGAAGGGCAGGACGATCACGATCACGGGCAAGCTGGCCCGCGCCAACTGGGAGACGTACACCTACGCGGGCTACACCAACCAGCCCGTGAAGCTCCAGTTCCGCAAGGCCGGCACCACCACGTACACCACCGTCAAGACGGTGACGTCGAACGGCACCGGCCAGCTGAAGGCGACCGCCACGGCGGTGTCCGACGGCTACTGGCGCTACGCGTTCGCCGGTACGACCACCACCCCCGCGGCCACCGCGACCGGTGACTACGTCGACGTCCGCTAG
- a CDS encoding HAD-IC family P-type ATPase, whose amino-acid sequence MTQRAEIDSDGTVARPRLTGLTTAEVAERVARGEVNDVPVRSSRSAVEIVRSNVFTRFNAIIGVLWAIMLFVAPIQDSLFGFVIVANTAIGIVQELRAKKTLDSLAVIGEAKPKVRRDGVSAEVSTAEIVLGDLVELGPGDKAVVDGEVVEADSLEVDESLLTGEADPVLKQPGDQVMSGSFVVAGGGAFTATRVGREAYATQLAEEASRFTLVNSELRNGINQILKFVTWLMVPTSIGLIISQLVVKDNELRNSIARTVGGIVPMIPEGLVLLTSVAFAVGVIRLGRKQCLVQELPAIEGLARVDVVCLDKTGTLTEGGMDVTEVRTLNGSGSDEAYVHTVLGALGESDPRPNASLQAIRKSYPDTDSWRCTQALPFSSARKYSGATFTEGDGGSSSWLLGAPDVLLPKGDPYLDEIDLLNQQGLRVLLLTRVTGEPEGLDGPRVADGSRATALVVLEQRLRPDASDTLQYFADQDVATKVISGDNAVSVGAVAAKLDMPGAANTVDARTLPAERGEMAEALDDNAVFGRVTPQQKREMVAALQSKGHTVAMTGDGVNDVLALKDADIGVAMGSGSEATRAVAQIVLLNNSFATLPSVVAEGRRVIGNITRVATLFLTKTVYSVLLAILVVCSQIEYPFLPRHLTLLSTLTIGVPAFFLALAPNKERAQPNFVRKVMRYSIPGGIIAATATFCTYLLARTHYSGPDALSAETSVATLTLFLVSIWVLAIIARPYTWWRVGLVAAMGLGFLLVLVVPWLSDVFALRLVGTTMPWAAVAVSAVAAAALELVWRWVGRRFPA is encoded by the coding sequence ATGACGCAGCGGGCAGAGATCGACTCGGACGGAACCGTCGCACGGCCGAGGCTCACCGGGCTCACCACGGCCGAGGTCGCCGAACGGGTCGCCCGGGGCGAGGTCAACGACGTACCGGTACGCAGTTCCCGCTCCGCCGTCGAAATCGTCCGGTCCAACGTCTTCACCCGCTTCAACGCGATCATCGGCGTGCTGTGGGCGATCATGCTCTTCGTCGCGCCGATCCAGGACAGCCTGTTCGGCTTCGTGATCGTCGCCAACACCGCCATCGGCATCGTCCAGGAACTGCGCGCCAAGAAGACCCTCGACAGCCTCGCCGTCATCGGTGAGGCGAAACCCAAGGTCCGGCGTGACGGGGTGTCCGCCGAGGTGTCCACCGCCGAGATCGTCCTCGGCGACCTGGTGGAACTCGGCCCCGGCGACAAGGCCGTCGTCGACGGAGAGGTCGTCGAGGCCGACAGCCTGGAGGTCGACGAGTCCCTCCTCACCGGCGAGGCCGACCCGGTGCTCAAACAGCCCGGCGACCAGGTGATGTCCGGCAGCTTCGTCGTCGCGGGCGGCGGCGCGTTCACGGCCACCAGGGTCGGCCGGGAGGCGTACGCGACCCAGCTCGCCGAAGAGGCGTCCCGCTTCACGCTCGTGAACTCAGAACTGCGCAACGGCATCAACCAGATCCTCAAGTTCGTCACCTGGCTGATGGTTCCGACGTCGATCGGCCTCATCATCAGCCAGCTGGTCGTCAAGGACAACGAGCTGAGGAACTCCATCGCGCGCACCGTCGGCGGCATCGTCCCCATGATCCCCGAGGGGCTGGTGCTGCTCACCTCGGTCGCCTTCGCGGTCGGCGTGATCAGGCTCGGCCGCAAGCAGTGCCTCGTGCAGGAGCTGCCCGCGATCGAGGGCCTCGCGCGGGTCGACGTCGTCTGCCTGGACAAGACGGGCACGCTCACCGAGGGCGGCATGGACGTCACCGAGGTCCGGACGCTGAACGGCTCCGGCTCGGACGAGGCGTACGTACACACCGTGCTCGGGGCCCTCGGCGAGTCCGACCCGCGGCCGAACGCCAGCCTTCAGGCGATCAGGAAGTCCTACCCGGACACCGACTCCTGGCGCTGTACGCAGGCGCTGCCGTTCTCCTCCGCCCGCAAGTACAGCGGGGCGACCTTCACCGAGGGCGACGGCGGCAGCAGCTCTTGGCTCCTCGGCGCCCCCGACGTGCTGCTGCCGAAGGGCGACCCGTACCTGGACGAGATCGATCTGCTCAACCAGCAAGGTCTGCGAGTGCTGCTGCTCACCCGCGTCACCGGAGAGCCGGAAGGGCTCGACGGCCCACGGGTCGCGGACGGCTCGCGCGCGACCGCCCTGGTCGTCCTGGAGCAGCGGCTACGCCCCGACGCCTCCGACACCCTCCAGTACTTCGCCGACCAGGACGTCGCCACGAAGGTCATCTCCGGTGACAACGCGGTGTCCGTCGGCGCGGTGGCCGCCAAGCTGGACATGCCGGGCGCCGCCAACACCGTGGACGCCCGTACGCTGCCCGCCGAGCGGGGAGAGATGGCCGAGGCGCTGGACGACAACGCGGTCTTCGGCCGGGTCACCCCGCAGCAGAAGCGCGAGATGGTGGCGGCGCTCCAGTCGAAGGGCCACACGGTGGCGATGACGGGCGACGGTGTCAACGACGTACTCGCCCTCAAGGACGCCGACATCGGGGTCGCGATGGGCTCCGGGTCGGAGGCGACCCGGGCGGTCGCGCAGATCGTGCTGCTGAACAACAGCTTCGCGACGCTGCCTTCGGTGGTGGCCGAGGGGCGCCGGGTCATCGGCAACATCACGCGGGTGGCGACCCTCTTCCTGACGAAGACGGTCTACTCGGTGCTGCTGGCGATCCTGGTGGTCTGCTCGCAGATCGAGTACCCGTTCCTGCCCCGGCACCTGACGCTGCTGTCGACGCTGACGATCGGCGTGCCGGCGTTCTTCCTCGCGCTGGCGCCCAACAAGGAGCGCGCCCAGCCGAACTTCGTCCGCAAGGTGATGCGGTACTCGATCCCCGGCGGCATCATCGCCGCGACCGCGACCTTCTGTACGTACCTGCTGGCCCGCACCCACTACTCGGGCCCGGACGCGCTGTCCGCCGAGACGAGTGTGGCGACGCTGACGCTCTTCCTGGTGTCCATCTGGGTGCTGGCGATCATCGCCCGCCCGTACACCTGGTGGCGCGTCGGCCTGGTGGCCGCGATGGGGCTCGGCTTCCTGCTGGTGCTCGTGGTGCCGTGGCTCTCCGACGTCTTCGCCCTGAGGCTGGTCGGTACGACCATGCCGTGGGCGGCGGTGGCCGTGTCGGCGGTGGCGGCGGCCGCCCTGGAGCTGGTGTGGCGCTGGGTCGGCCGCCGCTTCCCCGCCTAG
- a CDS encoding DUF2530 domain-containing protein has translation MAKWTPKHEAPEPLEGPVVATIVGGTILWFVLFLVQLPFYGWYDDRGWSWWVWTCLAGAGLGLIGIWYVRGREAAIRRAKAAESEASAASAETPGSDRETP, from the coding sequence ATGGCGAAGTGGACCCCCAAGCACGAGGCACCCGAGCCCCTTGAGGGGCCCGTCGTCGCCACCATCGTCGGCGGCACGATCCTCTGGTTCGTCCTCTTCCTCGTCCAGCTCCCCTTCTACGGCTGGTACGACGACCGCGGCTGGTCGTGGTGGGTGTGGACCTGCCTGGCCGGCGCCGGACTCGGGCTGATCGGCATCTGGTACGTGCGCGGACGCGAAGCCGCGATCAGGCGCGCGAAGGCGGCGGAGTCCGAGGCGTCGGCGGCGTCGGCGGAAACACCCGGCTCGGACCGCGAAACCCCCTGA
- a CDS encoding NCS2 family permease, with product MSPSATAPVDAKQPPSPSEPQSGLDRFFKISERGSTVAREIRGGLATFFAMAYIIVLNPIILGSAKDMYGHQLDGGQLVTATVLTAAFSTLLMGVIGNVPIALAAGLGVNTVVALQLAPRMSWADAMGMVVLAGFVVMLLVATGLRERVMSAVPISLRKGIAIGIGLFIMLIGLVDSGFVSRIPDAAHTTVPLQLGADGHLNGWPVLVFVLGVLLTLALIVRKVPGAILISIVVMTLVSVAINAVADIPSWGLTTPEWPGNPVASPDFGLVGQVSLFGGFEKVGLLTGVLFVFTVLLSCFFDAMGTILGVSDEAKLLDEQGNLPGVNKVLLIDGIAVAAGGASSSSATTCFVESTAGVGEGARTGLANVVTGGLFAVGLFLTPLVTMVPSQAATPALLAVGFLILSGSVKDIDWSDYTLAIPAFLTMVMMPFTYSITNGIGIGFVAFCVLRLAAGRGREVPVAMYAVSGVFAFYYLMPALNLT from the coding sequence ATGTCTCCCTCGGCCACGGCTCCGGTCGACGCCAAGCAGCCGCCCTCTCCCTCGGAGCCGCAGAGCGGTCTCGACCGCTTCTTCAAGATCTCCGAGCGGGGCTCCACCGTCGCCCGCGAGATCCGGGGCGGTCTCGCCACCTTCTTCGCGATGGCCTACATCATCGTGCTGAACCCGATCATCCTCGGCAGCGCGAAGGACATGTACGGGCACCAGCTCGACGGCGGTCAGCTGGTCACCGCCACCGTCCTGACGGCCGCGTTCTCCACGCTGCTGATGGGTGTCATCGGGAACGTGCCGATCGCGCTCGCCGCCGGTCTCGGCGTCAACACCGTGGTCGCGCTCCAGCTCGCGCCCCGGATGAGTTGGGCCGACGCGATGGGCATGGTCGTACTCGCCGGCTTCGTGGTGATGCTGCTCGTGGCCACCGGCCTGCGGGAGCGCGTGATGAGCGCGGTGCCGATCAGCCTGCGCAAGGGCATCGCCATCGGCATCGGCCTCTTCATCATGCTGATCGGCCTCGTGGACTCGGGCTTCGTCTCCCGGATCCCGGACGCCGCGCACACCACCGTGCCGCTCCAGCTCGGCGCCGACGGGCACCTCAACGGCTGGCCGGTGCTCGTCTTCGTACTCGGCGTACTGCTCACACTCGCGCTGATCGTCCGCAAGGTGCCGGGCGCGATCCTCATCTCGATCGTCGTGATGACCCTGGTCTCCGTCGCCATCAACGCCGTCGCCGACATCCCGTCCTGGGGTCTGACCACGCCCGAGTGGCCCGGCAATCCGGTCGCCTCCCCGGACTTCGGTCTGGTCGGCCAGGTCAGCCTCTTCGGCGGCTTCGAGAAGGTCGGCCTGCTGACCGGTGTCCTCTTCGTCTTCACCGTGCTGCTGTCCTGCTTCTTCGACGCCATGGGCACGATCCTCGGCGTCAGCGACGAGGCCAAGCTGCTGGACGAGCAGGGCAACCTGCCCGGCGTCAACAAGGTGCTGCTCATCGACGGCATCGCGGTCGCGGCCGGCGGCGCCAGCTCCAGCTCCGCCACCACCTGCTTCGTGGAGTCCACCGCGGGCGTCGGCGAGGGCGCGCGTACGGGTCTGGCCAACGTCGTCACCGGCGGTCTCTTCGCCGTGGGCCTGTTCCTCACGCCGCTGGTGACCATGGTGCCGTCGCAGGCCGCGACGCCGGCCCTGCTCGCGGTCGGCTTCCTGATCCTGTCGGGCTCGGTCAAGGACATCGACTGGAGCGACTACACGCTCGCGATCCCGGCGTTCCTGACCATGGTGATGATGCCGTTCACGTACTCCATCACGAACGGCATCGGCATCGGCTTCGTCGCCTTCTGCGTACTGCGCCTGGCGGCCGGGCGCGGGCGCGAGGTGCCGGTGGCGATGTACGCGGTGTCCGGGGTCTTCGCCTTCTACTACCTGATGCCCGCGCTGAACCTCACGTAG
- a CDS encoding toxin-antitoxin system HicB family antitoxin — protein sequence MGSTVLSLRIDGELHDRLRDHAAKRGMSVQDYVVRTLIRDDFDERFKTAVDETEKFYGLA from the coding sequence ATGGGATCGACAGTGCTCAGCCTGCGAATAGACGGTGAGCTGCACGACCGCCTCCGGGACCATGCCGCCAAACGCGGAATGAGCGTCCAGGACTATGTGGTCCGGACGCTCATTCGCGACGACTTCGACGAGCGCTTCAAGACGGCGGTCGACGAGACGGAGAAGTTCTACGGCCTGGCGTGA
- a CDS encoding MarR family winged helix-turn-helix transcriptional regulator, giving the protein MPDLSHAGNAAAVNSLRSAVMRLGRRLKHQRVDESLSPTEMSVLGTLARCGSATPGELARKEHVQPPSMTRIVALLEAKGLVRLEPHPDDRRQKVVSQTETAEAMLEESRRKRNAWLAGLCEGLDEDEWAKLRAAAPVLEKLAHL; this is encoded by the coding sequence ATGCCTGACCTGTCGCACGCCGGCAACGCTGCCGCTGTGAACTCCCTGCGCTCGGCCGTCATGCGGCTGGGCCGGCGCCTGAAGCATCAGCGCGTCGACGAATCGCTGAGTCCCACCGAGATGTCGGTACTCGGCACCCTCGCCCGCTGCGGCTCGGCCACCCCCGGTGAGCTGGCCCGCAAGGAGCATGTGCAGCCGCCCTCGATGACCCGCATCGTGGCGCTGCTCGAAGCCAAGGGACTGGTCAGGCTGGAGCCGCATCCCGACGACCGCCGGCAGAAGGTGGTCAGCCAGACCGAGACCGCCGAGGCGATGCTCGAAGAGAGCCGCCGCAAGCGGAACGCCTGGCTGGCCGGCCTCTGTGAGGGTCTGGACGAGGACGAATGGGCGAAGCTGCGCGCTGCCGCCCCCGTTCTGGAGAAGCTCGCCCACCTCTGA
- a CDS encoding MFS transporter — MSTGSGADSAPAPNIHHETSTTRQHTQHKEHAEHQRTGMFSSLKIRNYRLFATGAVVSNTGTWMARITQDWLVLDLTGSAAAVGITTALQFLPMLLFGLYGGVIADRYPKRTLLLFSQAALGLCGVALAALTLSGHIQVWHVYLIAFLLGMVTVVDNPARQSFVSEMVGPGQLRNAVSLNSANFQSARLIGPAVAGVLITTVGSGWAFMLNGLSFLAPLAGLLLMRQSEMHKAERVARGKGQLREGLRYVSGRPELIWPIVLVGFVGTFGFNFPIWLSAFADGVFHGGAGLYSFFNILMAAGSLAGALLSARRRSSRLRMLVAAAMAFGLLQITASFSPSMWLFAMLLVPIGMLGLTVNITANTSVQMATDPAMRGRVMSLYMMVFAGGTPVGAPLLGWVTDTYGARVGFATGGVISLLAGVGVALVLARLGGLRLKLDLRRGHQHVAFVPKAPLRRQDDGVRAKELTTVA, encoded by the coding sequence TTGAGTACGGGATCCGGAGCAGACTCCGCCCCCGCACCGAACATCCACCACGAGACCAGCACCACCAGACAGCACACGCAACACAAGGAACACGCGGAACACCAGCGGACGGGCATGTTCTCGTCCCTGAAGATCCGCAACTACCGGCTCTTCGCGACCGGCGCCGTCGTGTCCAACACCGGGACATGGATGGCACGCATCACCCAGGACTGGCTGGTGCTCGACCTCACCGGGTCGGCGGCGGCCGTCGGTATCACCACGGCCCTCCAGTTCCTGCCGATGCTGCTCTTCGGCCTGTACGGCGGTGTCATCGCCGACCGGTACCCGAAGCGAACCCTCCTGCTCTTCAGCCAGGCCGCCCTCGGCCTGTGCGGCGTGGCGCTCGCCGCGCTCACGCTCTCCGGCCACATCCAGGTCTGGCACGTCTACCTGATCGCGTTCCTGCTCGGCATGGTCACGGTCGTCGACAACCCGGCCCGGCAGTCCTTCGTCTCCGAGATGGTCGGCCCCGGCCAGCTGCGCAACGCGGTCAGCCTCAACTCGGCGAACTTCCAGTCGGCCCGCCTGATCGGCCCCGCCGTCGCGGGTGTGCTGATCACGACGGTCGGCAGCGGCTGGGCGTTCATGCTCAACGGCCTGTCCTTCCTCGCGCCGCTCGCGGGTCTGCTGCTGATGCGCCAGAGCGAGATGCACAAGGCCGAACGCGTCGCGCGCGGCAAGGGCCAGCTCCGGGAGGGCCTGCGTTACGTCTCCGGCCGCCCCGAGCTGATCTGGCCGATCGTCCTCGTCGGCTTCGTCGGCACCTTCGGCTTCAACTTCCCGATCTGGCTGAGCGCCTTCGCCGACGGTGTCTTCCACGGCGGAGCCGGGCTGTACTCCTTCTTCAACATCCTGATGGCGGCCGGTTCGCTGGCCGGCGCGCTGCTCTCCGCCCGCCGCCGCTCCTCGCGGCTGCGGATGCTGGTGGCCGCGGCGATGGCCTTCGGCCTGCTCCAGATCACGGCGTCGTTCTCGCCGTCCATGTGGCTGTTCGCGATGCTGCTGGTGCCGATCGGCATGCTCGGCCTGACGGTCAACATCACCGCCAACACGAGCGTCCAGATGGCGACGGACCCGGCGATGAGGGGCCGCGTGATGAGCCTCTACATGATGGTCTTCGCCGGTGGTACGCCGGTGGGCGCGCCCCTGCTCGGCTGGGTGACCGACACCTACGGCGCGCGCGTGGGCTTCGCGACGGGCGGCGTCATATCGCTCCTGGCGGGCGTGGGAGTGGCGCTCGTACTGGCACGCCTCGGGGGCCTGCGCCTGAAGCTGGACCTGCGCCGGGGGCACCAGCACGTGGCGTTCGTGCCCAAGGCCCCGCTCCGGCGGCAGGACGACGGCGTACGCGCGAAGGAACTCACGACGGTGGCGTGA
- the thpR gene encoding RNA 2',3'-cyclic phosphodiesterase has product MRLFAAVLPPAEAIDELAAAVDRLRTLPGNEGLRWTGHDGWHFTLAFLGEVDEELLPAVEERFGRAAARQAPFSLRLHGGGHFGRRALWAGAAGGLDAMRLLADRADAAARRAGVAMDEHRAYKAHLTLARSRTGSDTDLRPYVDALAGFEGTAWTVSELALVRSNPPTAGVPGAQPRYEPLRIWPLGH; this is encoded by the coding sequence ATGAGACTCTTCGCCGCCGTGCTGCCACCCGCAGAGGCCATCGACGAACTCGCCGCCGCAGTCGACCGGCTGCGCACCCTGCCCGGCAACGAAGGGCTGCGCTGGACGGGGCACGACGGCTGGCACTTCACGCTCGCCTTCCTCGGCGAGGTGGACGAGGAACTCCTCCCCGCCGTCGAGGAGCGCTTCGGCCGCGCCGCCGCCCGCCAGGCCCCCTTCTCGCTGCGCCTCCACGGCGGCGGCCACTTCGGCCGGCGCGCGCTGTGGGCCGGGGCGGCAGGCGGCCTGGACGCGATGCGGCTGCTCGCCGACCGCGCGGACGCGGCGGCGCGGCGGGCCGGGGTGGCGATGGATGAGCACCGGGCGTACAAGGCGCACCTCACGCTGGCCCGGAGCCGCACCGGCTCCGACACCGACCTGAGGCCGTACGTCGACGCGCTCGCCGGCTTCGAGGGCACGGCCTGGACGGTGAGTGAGCTTGCTCTCGTACGCAGCAACCCGCCCACCGCCGGGGTTCCGGGCGCACAGCCCCGCTACGAGCCCCTGCGGATCTGGCCGCTGGGCCACTGA
- a CDS encoding aldo/keto reductase, with amino-acid sequence MKYTQLGRTGLKVSRLVLGTMNFGPQTSEADSHSIMDAALGAGVNYFDTANAYGWGANKGRTEEIIGSWFAKGGERRDKTVLATKVYANMSLDDTPPWPNHDRLSALNIRRSVEASLRRLRTDYIDIYQFHHVDRHTPFEEIWQAVDVLVQQGKILYAGSSNFAGWHIARANETARRLGSYGLVSEQCLYNLAERSAEMEVIPAAREYGLGVIPWSPLHGGLLGGVLRKEREGGAARSASGRSADALANTTVRAQVQAYEDLLEKHGLAPGEAALAWLLTRPGVTGPIVGPRTAEQLESALRAVELELSEEVLTSLDEIFPGPGPSPESFAW; translated from the coding sequence ATGAAGTACACGCAACTCGGACGCACGGGACTCAAGGTAAGCCGCCTCGTCCTCGGCACGATGAACTTCGGGCCCCAGACGAGCGAGGCCGACAGCCACAGCATCATGGACGCCGCTCTCGGGGCCGGCGTCAACTACTTCGACACCGCCAACGCCTATGGATGGGGCGCCAACAAGGGACGGACCGAGGAGATCATCGGCTCCTGGTTCGCGAAGGGCGGCGAGCGGCGGGACAAGACCGTCCTCGCCACCAAGGTGTACGCCAACATGTCGCTCGACGACACACCGCCCTGGCCCAACCACGACCGCCTCTCCGCCCTCAACATCCGCCGGTCCGTCGAGGCGAGCCTCCGGCGGCTGAGGACCGACTACATCGACATCTACCAGTTCCACCACGTCGACCGGCACACGCCGTTCGAGGAGATCTGGCAGGCCGTCGACGTACTCGTACAGCAGGGCAAGATCCTGTACGCCGGGTCGTCGAACTTCGCCGGCTGGCACATCGCCCGCGCCAACGAGACCGCGCGGCGGCTCGGATCGTACGGCCTGGTCAGCGAGCAGTGCCTCTACAACCTCGCCGAACGGAGCGCCGAGATGGAGGTGATCCCGGCGGCCCGGGAGTACGGGCTCGGGGTCATTCCGTGGTCGCCGCTGCACGGCGGTCTGCTCGGCGGCGTACTGCGCAAGGAGCGCGAGGGCGGGGCGGCACGCTCTGCGTCCGGGCGGTCCGCGGACGCGCTCGCGAACACGACGGTGCGCGCGCAGGTGCAGGCGTACGAGGACCTGCTGGAGAAGCACGGGCTCGCGCCCGGTGAGGCGGCGCTGGCCTGGCTGCTGACGCGGCCGGGGGTCACCGGCCCGATCGTCGGGCCGCGCACGGCGGAGCAGTTGGAGTCGGCGCTGCGCGCGGTGGAGCTGGAGCTTTCGGAGGAGGTGCTGACGTCGCTGGACGAGATCTTCCCGGGGCCGGGACCGTCTCCCGAGTCCTTCGCCTGGTAG
- a CDS encoding class I SAM-dependent methyltransferase, which translates to MDRNIRTVDDVLKLLDGLFAPDADRWTVDAADWWDGFYADRDKPVPFFVAKPDENLVSYAERGLITPGRALDLGCGPGRNALRLASLGWQVDAVDLSPQAIAWAEERARETGAEVRFRCGDAFAMSAADVAERGGPYDLIYDSGCFHHLPPHRRVSYLALLERALAPGGHFALTCFAAGEAGMGSEVPDADFYRASRLHGGLAYTPESLRWIFADGGGLAEVELRRMYDEPAESPSFGEPFLWTALFRRGAEA; encoded by the coding sequence ATGGACCGGAACATACGCACGGTCGACGATGTGCTGAAGCTTCTGGACGGCCTGTTCGCGCCGGACGCCGACCGCTGGACTGTCGACGCGGCCGACTGGTGGGACGGCTTCTACGCGGACCGGGACAAGCCCGTGCCGTTCTTCGTGGCGAAGCCGGACGAGAACCTGGTCTCGTACGCCGAGCGCGGCCTGATCACGCCGGGCCGCGCCCTGGACCTGGGCTGCGGGCCGGGCCGCAACGCCCTGCGTCTCGCCTCGCTGGGCTGGCAGGTCGACGCCGTCGACCTGTCGCCGCAAGCAATCGCGTGGGCGGAGGAACGGGCGCGGGAGACGGGGGCGGAGGTCCGGTTCCGGTGCGGCGACGCGTTCGCCATGTCGGCGGCGGACGTGGCCGAACGGGGTGGTCCGTACGATCTCATCTACGATTCCGGCTGCTTCCACCACCTGCCGCCGCACCGCCGCGTCAGTTACCTGGCGCTGCTGGAACGGGCGCTGGCGCCGGGCGGTCACTTCGCGCTGACGTGCTTCGCTGCGGGGGAGGCGGGGATGGGCTCCGAGGTCCCGGACGCGGATTTCTACCGGGCGTCCCGGCTCCACGGCGGCCTCGCGTACACGCCGGAGTCGCTGCGGTGGATCTTCGCAGACGGTGGCGGCCTGGCGGAGGTCGAACTGCGCCGCATGTACGACGAACCCGCCGAGTCACCGTCGTTCGGCGAACCCTTCCTCTGGACGGCGCTGTTCCGCCGGGGAGCGGAGGCGTAG
- a CDS encoding peptidase inhibitor family I36 protein → MPKIRTALAGLGTAALLTTVAVPVAAAAPAGEQAWGACASGNVCFYTGANGTGSKCSWSVADEDWTQGSIRCSWSQTTNVKSVWNRGTSSASGVAYYRWRDYNTRMGCTPQGQRGNLTGTYMLKSHRWINGACG, encoded by the coding sequence ATGCCCAAAATCCGTACGGCGCTGGCCGGCCTCGGCACAGCCGCCCTCCTCACCACCGTGGCCGTACCCGTGGCAGCCGCCGCACCGGCCGGCGAGCAGGCGTGGGGGGCGTGCGCCAGCGGCAACGTCTGCTTCTACACCGGGGCGAACGGCACCGGTTCGAAGTGTTCCTGGAGTGTCGCCGACGAGGACTGGACGCAAGGCTCCATCCGCTGTTCCTGGTCGCAGACCACGAACGTGAAGTCGGTGTGGAACCGGGGCACCAGCTCCGCCTCAGGTGTCGCGTACTACCGCTGGCGCGACTACAACACCCGCATGGGCTGCACGCCTCAGGGCCAGCGCGGCAACCTGACCGGCACGTACATGCTCAAGTCGCACCGCTGGATCAACGGCGCGTGCGGCTGA